One segment of Chitinivorax sp. B DNA contains the following:
- a CDS encoding SGNH/GDSL hydrolase family protein — translation MKLRSLAAEGVVQSKQKRKPRGFATTLVPALALLVAGADVAASTLNQNVSWTIDRAGTSTKYRIVAYGDSIYAGYNGSITSAAKYSAPTVDAEYLSASWNADIESVRRTKSGAVASDVYNNKIVAERSYMQAASTRVVTFEMCGNDGLQARSAFKSQSGTCDFSVMDNALNSCKTHVAAAMDFINANAYSGVKLKVVSNLYYPGYSADNKQSTCTSPGTGKTVNMRDTFLPYMAKMNYWMCEYARQKGFKCTDSFAEYMGADYDSNSDGKVDTDGLRYVAGESETSYVTRITSTLKSTIRDANAKFVSSGTSYDYIQSDDTHPTYNGGSVTSGLFGDTTGSGAPRYTSFSNGKNPIWNTLGHERMGWAVSTSNPLAP, via the coding sequence ATGAAGTTAAGGAGCTTAGCTGCAGAAGGTGTTGTTCAGTCCAAACAAAAACGTAAGCCTAGGGGGTTTGCCACCACCCTGGTCCCAGCACTGGCTTTGCTGGTTGCCGGGGCTGACGTGGCGGCGAGCACATTGAACCAGAATGTGTCGTGGACGATTGATCGGGCTGGGACATCGACCAAGTATCGGATTGTGGCGTATGGCGATTCGATTTATGCGGGTTATAACGGCTCGATCACCAGTGCTGCCAAATATTCCGCGCCGACGGTGGATGCGGAGTATCTATCAGCTTCCTGGAATGCCGATATCGAGAGTGTACGCCGTACCAAGTCGGGTGCGGTGGCATCGGATGTCTACAACAACAAGATCGTGGCGGAACGGTCTTACATGCAGGCTGCGTCCACCCGTGTAGTGACGTTTGAGATGTGCGGCAACGATGGCTTACAAGCTCGATCAGCCTTCAAAAGCCAAAGCGGCACGTGCGATTTCAGTGTGATGGATAACGCACTGAACAGTTGCAAGACCCATGTCGCTGCAGCCATGGATTTCATCAATGCCAATGCCTATTCTGGCGTGAAATTGAAGGTGGTCTCCAACCTGTACTACCCCGGTTATTCGGCCGACAACAAGCAAAGTACATGCACCAGCCCCGGTACGGGCAAGACGGTGAACATGCGCGATACCTTCTTGCCGTACATGGCCAAGATGAATTACTGGATGTGTGAATACGCGCGCCAGAAAGGCTTTAAGTGTACCGACAGCTTTGCCGAATACATGGGGGCCGATTACGACAGCAATAGCGACGGGAAGGTTGATACCGATGGGTTGCGCTATGTGGCAGGGGAAAGCGAGACCAGCTACGTGACGCGCATCACGTCGACCTTGAAATCGACCATTCGCGATGCCAACGCCAAGTTTGTATCGTCCGGCACCAGTTATGACTATATCCAGTCTGATGATACACACCCAACCTATAACGGCGGTTCGGTGACATCGGGTCTGTTTGGTGATACCACTGGGTCGGGGGCACCACGCTATACCTCGTTCTCCAACGGCAAAAACCCAATCTGGAATACGCTGGGTCATGAACGCATGGGCTGGGCTGTTTCAACGTCCAACCCGTTGGCACCTTGA
- a CDS encoding PDDEXK nuclease domain-containing protein codes for MTKSNLPAPDSAPAELLAALRSLIGEARQQVLRQVDVVQVQTYWQIGRHIVEFEQGGEKRAAYGQRLLPQLGLALSQEFGKGFDATNLRHMRGFYLAFPICDALRRELSWTHYRLLLRVDTSDARQWYMQEAAAQNWSTRVLERQIGSLYYERLLSSQDKAALLAQTRQVQDADTHQPRDFVRDPVMLEFLGLPDTGRLLESSLEQALMGKLQQFLLELGKGFAFVARQQRISTETQDFYIDLVFYNYLLKCFVLIDLKTGHLTHQDIGQMDMYVRLYDDLRRSEGDNPTVGILLCGSKDQSVVRYSVLHESEQLFASKYRLVLPSEDELRAELERDQQALEAQAHKTRTKHND; via the coding sequence ATGACCAAGTCCAACCTTCCGGCCCCTGATAGCGCGCCAGCGGAATTGCTGGCGGCCTTGCGTAGCCTGATTGGCGAAGCGCGTCAGCAAGTGCTGCGCCAAGTGGATGTGGTGCAGGTGCAGACCTATTGGCAGATCGGGCGGCACATTGTCGAGTTCGAACAGGGTGGCGAGAAGCGAGCGGCCTATGGCCAACGTTTGTTGCCGCAACTGGGGCTGGCCTTGTCGCAGGAGTTCGGCAAGGGCTTTGATGCCACCAACTTGCGGCACATGCGGGGGTTTTATTTGGCCTTCCCAATTTGCGACGCACTGCGTCGCGAATTGAGCTGGACACACTACCGCCTGCTGCTGCGGGTGGATACATCGGATGCCCGCCAGTGGTACATGCAGGAGGCCGCCGCGCAGAACTGGAGCACCCGCGTGCTGGAGCGGCAGATTGGCTCGCTGTATTACGAGCGCTTGCTCTCCAGCCAGGACAAGGCCGCGCTGCTGGCGCAAACCCGGCAAGTGCAGGATGCCGACACCCATCAGCCACGCGATTTTGTGCGCGATCCGGTGATGCTTGAATTTCTCGGCCTGCCCGATACCGGCCGGTTGCTGGAATCCAGCTTAGAGCAAGCCTTGATGGGCAAGCTCCAGCAGTTTCTGCTGGAGCTGGGCAAGGGCTTTGCTTTTGTGGCCCGCCAGCAGCGCATCAGCACCGAAACGCAGGATTTTTACATCGACCTGGTGTTCTACAACTACCTGCTCAAGTGCTTTGTGCTGATTGATCTGAAAACCGGCCATCTCACCCACCAGGACATCGGGCAGATGGATATGTATGTGCGCCTGTACGACGATTTGCGTCGGAGCGAGGGCGATAACCCGACTGTGGGTATTTTGCTGTGCGGCAGCAAAGACCAGTCGGTGGTGCGCTATTCGGTGTTGCACGAGAGCGAACAACTGTTTGCCAGCAAATACCGCCTGGTGCTGCCCAGCGAGGATGAGCTACGCGCGGAGTTGGAGCGCGATCAACAAGCGCTGGAAGCGCAAGCTCATAAGACAAGGACGAAACACAATGACTGA
- a CDS encoding type I restriction-modification system subunit M, with amino-acid sequence MTDLEKQKLGKTLWAIADQLRGAMNADDFRDYMLAFLFLRYLSDNYEAAAQKELGADYPKLADDDRRAPLADWYEHNADDAAEFEKQMRRKVHYVIRPEYLWTSIAEQARTQDNELLHTLQNGFTYIENESFASTFRGLFSEINLASDKLGKTYPERNARLCKIIAEIAKGLTQFSTDSDTLGDAYEYLIGEFAAGSGKKAGEFYTPQPISSILSAIVTLDGQEPATGQRKHMDSVLDFACGSGSLLLNVRHRMGPNGIGKIHGQEKNITTYNLARMNMLLHGVKDSEFEIFHGDTLLNEWDMLRETNPAKMPKFDAVVANPPFSYRWEPTDALGEDVRFKNYGLAPKSAADFSFLLHGFHFLKQDGVMAIILPHGVLFRGGAEARIRTKLLKDGHIDTVIGLPANLFFSTGIPVCILVLKKCKKPDDVLFINAAEHFEKGKRQNRLMPEHIDKIIDTYQFRNEEQRYSRRVGMDEIEQNDFNLNISRYVSTAEAEEEVDLQAVHAELVALDERIKTATKRHNAFLKELGLPLLP; translated from the coding sequence ATGACTGATCTCGAAAAACAAAAACTGGGCAAGACTCTTTGGGCCATTGCCGACCAATTGCGCGGCGCGATGAATGCGGACGACTTCCGCGATTACATGCTGGCGTTCTTGTTCCTGCGCTACCTGTCGGACAACTACGAGGCCGCCGCACAAAAGGAACTGGGGGCGGACTATCCCAAATTGGCTGACGATGACCGCCGCGCGCCGCTGGCAGACTGGTATGAACACAACGCCGATGACGCCGCCGAGTTCGAAAAGCAGATGCGCCGCAAGGTGCACTATGTGATCCGCCCGGAATACCTATGGACCAGTATTGCGGAACAAGCGCGCACTCAGGACAACGAGCTGCTGCACACCCTGCAAAACGGCTTCACCTACATCGAGAATGAATCCTTCGCCAGTACCTTTCGCGGCTTGTTCTCGGAGATCAATCTGGCTTCGGACAAGCTCGGCAAGACCTACCCCGAGCGCAATGCCCGGTTGTGCAAGATCATTGCCGAGATTGCCAAGGGCCTGACGCAGTTTTCCACCGACAGCGACACCTTGGGTGATGCCTATGAATACCTGATCGGCGAGTTTGCGGCAGGCTCCGGCAAGAAGGCCGGCGAGTTCTACACGCCGCAGCCGATTTCCAGCATCCTCTCGGCCATCGTCACGCTGGACGGGCAGGAGCCGGCCACCGGCCAGCGCAAGCACATGGACAGCGTATTGGACTTCGCCTGTGGCTCAGGGTCACTGCTGCTGAACGTGCGCCACCGCATGGGGCCGAACGGTATTGGCAAGATCCACGGCCAGGAAAAGAACATCACCACCTACAACCTGGCGCGCATGAACATGCTGCTGCACGGAGTCAAGGATTCAGAGTTCGAGATTTTCCACGGCGACACGCTGCTCAACGAATGGGACATGCTGCGGGAAACCAACCCGGCCAAGATGCCGAAGTTCGATGCGGTAGTGGCCAATCCGCCCTTCAGCTATCGCTGGGAACCGACCGATGCGCTGGGCGAGGATGTGCGCTTCAAGAATTACGGCCTGGCGCCCAAGTCCGCCGCTGACTTCTCCTTCCTGCTGCATGGCTTCCACTTCTTGAAGCAAGATGGGGTGATGGCCATCATCCTGCCCCATGGCGTACTGTTCCGTGGCGGGGCCGAGGCACGCATCCGCACCAAGCTGCTCAAGGATGGCCACATCGACACGGTGATTGGCCTGCCGGCCAACCTGTTCTTCTCCACCGGCATTCCGGTGTGCATCCTGGTACTGAAGAAGTGCAAGAAACCCGATGACGTGCTGTTCATCAACGCCGCCGAGCACTTCGAAAAGGGCAAGCGGCAGAACCGGCTAATGCCGGAGCACATTGACAAGATCATCGACACCTACCAGTTCCGCAACGAGGAGCAGCGCTATTCGCGTCGGGTGGGCATGGATGAGATCGAGCAGAACGATTTCAACCTGAATATTTCACGCTACGTGAGCACGGCAGAGGCTGAAGAAGAGGTTGATTTACAGGCCGTTCATGCAGAGCTGGTTGCGCTTGATGAAAGGATTAAGACTGCAACGAAGCGGCATAATGCCTTTCTGAAAGAACTGGGCCTGCCTTTGCTGCCTTGA
- a CDS encoding DUF5655 domain-containing protein: MSDLRLFQLKTNQATELPGTASDLEKPLQTLIERNLETLLGIRFVASEYTTGKTHGGRIDTLGLDENHCPVIIEYKRSQSENVINQGLFYLDWLMDHKAEFKLLVLERFGKETANLIDWNGPRLICIAANFTKYDAHAVQQINRQIELVRYRLFGDDLLLLEAANTPNTQPNNPPSKQPTNGTKTHTTDKSVAKTHAELSPSMLTLMDTVEAYIFSLGDDVQRKELKLYYAYRRLRNFATIALQKGQLLIYLHLNPEEVELPSNGRSVKGVGHWGTGDVELRVTNSTELDLAKPLILKAYEC, translated from the coding sequence ATGAGTGACCTACGCCTTTTCCAATTGAAAACCAACCAAGCCACCGAACTGCCCGGCACCGCTTCCGACCTGGAAAAGCCACTGCAAACGCTGATCGAGCGCAATCTGGAAACGCTGCTGGGCATCCGCTTTGTGGCATCGGAGTACACCACGGGTAAAACCCATGGCGGGCGGATTGATACGCTGGGTTTGGATGAAAACCACTGCCCGGTGATCATCGAATACAAGCGCTCGCAGTCGGAAAATGTCATCAATCAGGGGCTGTTTTACCTGGATTGGCTGATGGACCACAAGGCCGAATTCAAACTGTTGGTGCTGGAGCGTTTTGGTAAAGAAACAGCCAATCTCATTGACTGGAACGGCCCGCGCCTGATCTGCATTGCAGCCAATTTCACCAAATACGATGCCCATGCGGTACAGCAGATCAACCGCCAGATCGAGCTGGTACGGTATCGGTTGTTTGGCGATGATCTGTTGTTGCTGGAGGCAGCTAATACGCCCAACACACAGCCCAATAATCCGCCATCAAAACAGCCTACGAATGGCACTAAAACACACACTACGGACAAAAGCGTGGCAAAAACTCATGCTGAGTTGAGCCCAAGCATGTTGACCCTAATGGATACCGTTGAGGCTTACATTTTCTCGCTGGGTGATGATGTGCAGCGTAAGGAACTCAAGCTTTACTACGCTTACCGCCGCCTCAGAAACTTTGCCACCATTGCGCTGCAGAAAGGGCAACTGCTGATCTACCTGCATCTGAACCCTGAAGAAGTCGAGCTGCCATCCAACGGACGAAGTGTAAAAGGGGTGGGACATTGGGGAACCGGTGATGTCGAGCTGCGGGTAACGAATAGCACAGAGCTCGACTTGGCCAAGCCACTTATTCTCAAGGCCTATGAATGTTGA